A region from the Bradyrhizobium erythrophlei genome encodes:
- the gtdA gene encoding gentisate 1,2-dioxygenase, with the protein MEAVQKTPEREAFYKKIDGENLSALWNVMGDLITPEPRSACRPHLWKFDAIRDYMTEAGKLITAKEATRRVLVLENPGLRGQSKVTTSLFAGVQMVIPGDIAPAHRHSQSALRFILEGKGAYTSVDGERTEMEPGDFVITPSMTWHDHSNETPDPMFWLDGLDIPMVQFFDASFAEDSKEDQQKITKPAGDSFGRYGHNLLPVDGKRKSKTSPIFNYPYAYTREALEQAKARDEWDACHGLKLKFSNPETGDFAMPTIGTFIQLLPKGFKTTRYRSTDATVFAAIEGKGRTRVGDRTFEWGPRDLFVVPSWQWVTHEADADSVLFSFSDRPVQQKLDLFREDRGNA; encoded by the coding sequence ATGGAAGCCGTACAGAAGACGCCGGAACGCGAGGCGTTCTACAAGAAGATCGACGGCGAAAACCTTTCCGCGCTGTGGAACGTGATGGGTGACCTGATCACGCCGGAGCCGAGGAGCGCCTGCCGCCCGCATTTGTGGAAATTCGACGCCATCCGCGACTACATGACGGAAGCAGGCAAGCTGATCACCGCCAAGGAAGCCACGCGACGGGTGCTGGTTTTGGAAAATCCGGGGCTGCGCGGCCAGTCGAAGGTCACGACCTCGCTGTTCGCCGGCGTGCAGATGGTGATCCCGGGCGACATCGCGCCGGCGCATCGGCACAGCCAGTCGGCGCTGCGTTTCATCCTCGAAGGCAAGGGCGCCTATACCTCGGTCGACGGCGAGCGCACCGAGATGGAGCCGGGCGATTTCGTCATCACGCCGTCGATGACGTGGCACGATCATTCCAACGAGACCCCGGACCCGATGTTCTGGCTCGACGGTCTCGACATTCCGATGGTGCAGTTCTTCGACGCCTCCTTCGCCGAGGACTCGAAGGAAGATCAGCAGAAGATTACAAAGCCGGCGGGCGACAGCTTTGGCCGCTACGGCCACAATCTGCTGCCGGTCGACGGGAAGCGCAAATCCAAGACCTCGCCGATCTTCAACTATCCCTACGCCTACACCCGCGAGGCGCTGGAGCAGGCCAAGGCGCGCGACGAGTGGGACGCCTGCCACGGCCTGAAGCTGAAATTCTCCAATCCCGAGACCGGCGATTTCGCGATGCCGACCATCGGCACCTTCATCCAGCTGCTGCCGAAGGGATTCAAGACCACGCGCTACCGCTCGACCGATGCAACCGTGTTCGCGGCGATCGAAGGCAAGGGCCGCACGCGGGTCGGCGATCGGACCTTCGAATGGGGCCCGCGCGATCTGTTCGTGGTGCCGAGCTGGCAGTGGGTTACCCACGAGGCCGACGCGGATTCGGTGCTGTTCAGTTTTTCGGATCGCCCGGTGCAGCAGAAGCTCGATCTATTCAGGGAAGACCGCGGCAACGCGTGA
- the maiA gene encoding maleylacetoacetate isomerase, which produces MKLHGYFRSSASYRVRIALNLKGLGAEHLPHHLRKGEQRDPSYLAINPQGLVPTLQDGGTVITQSLAIIEWLEETHPAPPLLPKDPLRRALVRALAQVLACDTHPVQNLKVLARLRELGLPEEQVTGWAAWANREGLSACEALIANEPGPFCFGEAPTIADLCLVPQLANARRFGVDVAAFPRLLKAEAVARNLKAFADAAPERQADAE; this is translated from the coding sequence ATGAAGTTGCACGGCTATTTCCGCAGCAGCGCGTCCTACCGGGTCAGAATCGCGTTGAATCTGAAGGGGCTAGGCGCGGAGCACCTGCCGCATCATTTGCGCAAGGGCGAACAGCGCGACCCTTCTTATCTCGCCATCAACCCGCAAGGCCTGGTGCCGACGCTGCAGGATGGGGGCACCGTCATCACCCAGTCGCTCGCCATCATCGAATGGCTGGAAGAGACCCACCCCGCGCCGCCGCTGTTGCCGAAAGACCCGCTGCGTCGCGCCCTTGTCCGCGCCTTGGCGCAGGTGCTCGCCTGCGACACCCACCCGGTGCAGAATTTGAAGGTGCTGGCGCGGCTGCGCGAGCTCGGCCTGCCGGAAGAACAGGTGACGGGCTGGGCGGCCTGGGCCAACCGCGAGGGGCTCTCGGCCTGCGAGGCCCTGATCGCGAACGAGCCCGGCCCGTTCTGCTTTGGGGAAGCGCCGACCATCGCCGATCTCTGTCTTGTGCCGCAGCTCGCCAACGCGCGGCGTTTTGGCGTCGATGTCGCGGCCTTCCCGCGGCTCTTGAAAGCGGAAGCGGTCGCAAGGAATCTGAAGGCGTTCGCGGACGCCGCGCCGGAGCGCCAGGCCGATGCCGAGTAA
- a CDS encoding MarR family winged helix-turn-helix transcriptional regulator: MPSKPVAVTMDAVYTAPGYLFRRMQQIAVAIFMEECRDHDLTPVQFAALVAIHTHPGIDATRLSAVIAFDRSTLGNVIERLETKGHIERKASSGDKRIKLLYPTRSGAALLRDIMPSVDRAQARMLQPLKPADRRTLMALLTQLVDLNNEASRVPLRAEDALEHLGKSS; the protein is encoded by the coding sequence ATGCCGAGTAAACCAGTCGCCGTGACCATGGATGCGGTTTACACCGCGCCCGGCTATTTGTTTCGAAGGATGCAGCAGATCGCGGTCGCGATCTTCATGGAGGAGTGCAGGGATCACGACCTGACGCCGGTGCAGTTTGCCGCTCTGGTCGCGATCCATACCCATCCCGGCATCGACGCCACCCGGCTTTCCGCCGTGATCGCGTTCGACCGCTCGACGCTGGGCAATGTGATCGAGCGGCTGGAAACAAAAGGCCATATCGAGCGCAAGGCATCCTCCGGAGATAAGCGAATAAAACTGCTTTATCCGACCCGGTCGGGCGCGGCGCTGCTGCGCGATATCATGCCCTCGGTCGATCGCGCGCAGGCGCGGATGCTGCAGCCCCTGAAACCGGCCGACCGCAGGACGCTGATGGCGCTGCTCACGCAGCTGGTGGATCTCAACAACGAGGCGTCGCGGGTGCCGCTGCGCGCCGAAGACGCGCTCGAACATCTCGGGAAATCAAGCTGA
- a CDS encoding ABC transporter ATP-binding protein codes for MDLIADHISHRFGALEVLDDVSFTVRAGEVVAIVGPSGCGKSTLLQILGGLLQPSAGAAELRGTSPPDSFNPLTFVFQDFALLPWCTVEANIEFPLLHTGLGVPERRAIVDDALRRTSLSDFRGTYPKQLSGGMRQRVGIARALAVRPAILLMDEPLSALDSQTRELLMEDFVRLLADGTMGAVYVTHNLEEAVRLADRIVVLSRRPGRIREVVAIPMTRGERGELAAREKLLALQNEMWALIREEAIDAEREVQHA; via the coding sequence ACCATATCAGCCACCGCTTCGGTGCCCTCGAGGTGCTCGACGACGTCTCATTCACAGTTCGCGCGGGCGAGGTGGTGGCGATCGTAGGTCCCTCCGGCTGCGGCAAGAGCACGCTGTTGCAGATCCTCGGCGGGCTATTGCAGCCGAGCGCGGGCGCGGCCGAACTGCGCGGCACATCGCCGCCGGACAGTTTCAATCCGCTGACCTTCGTGTTCCAGGATTTCGCCCTGCTGCCATGGTGCACGGTGGAAGCGAATATCGAATTTCCGCTGCTGCACACCGGCCTCGGCGTGCCCGAGCGGCGCGCGATCGTCGACGATGCCCTGCGCCGCACCAGCCTGTCGGATTTTCGCGGCACCTATCCCAAGCAATTGTCCGGCGGCATGCGCCAGCGCGTCGGCATTGCGCGGGCGCTGGCGGTGCGGCCTGCGATCCTGCTGATGGACGAGCCGCTGTCGGCGCTGGATTCGCAGACCCGCGAACTCCTAATGGAGGATTTTGTCAGGTTACTCGCCGATGGAACCATGGGCGCGGTCTATGTGACGCATAATCTGGAGGAAGCGGTTCGCCTGGCGGATCGCATCGTCGTGCTGTCGCGGCGGCCGGGCCGCATCCGCGAAGTGGTGGCGATCCCCATGACGCGCGGCGAGCGCGGCGAACTCGCGGCGCGCGAAAAACTGCTGGCGCTGCAGAATGAGATGTGGGCGCTGATCCGCGAGGAGGCGATCGACGCCGAGCGCGAGGTCCAGCATGCTTGA
- a CDS encoding ABC transporter permease, giving the protein MLDRAREDQAPADPGVCTRPVAFRGAGFAPKAGRTSGWIALALVIGLWQLAGSLALVNPLFLPPPSAIARAIWQLAISGALWHHLLVSILRIGTGWILGTIAGIVIGFAIGLSSLARGVGITFISALFPIPKIALLPLLILWLGIGEEPKIATIALGVFFSTAISVYSGVDNVPRNLIRMAQSFNVPFHAIVIRVIWPGALPSILAGFRITASVALLLVVSAEMIGAEYGIGAFVLQAGNLMQTDQLLAGVVILSLFGLAVGKLINWLEARLLHWR; this is encoded by the coding sequence ATGCTTGACCGCGCCCGGGAAGATCAAGCCCCTGCCGATCCCGGCGTCTGCACGCGGCCGGTGGCGTTTCGCGGCGCTGGCTTTGCGCCAAAGGCGGGGCGCACGTCCGGCTGGATTGCGCTCGCACTGGTGATCGGGCTGTGGCAACTCGCCGGCAGCCTTGCGCTCGTCAACCCGCTGTTCCTGCCGCCGCCGTCCGCGATCGCGCGCGCGATCTGGCAGCTCGCGATATCCGGCGCGCTCTGGCACCATCTGTTGGTTTCGATCTTGAGGATCGGCACCGGCTGGATTCTCGGTACCATCGCCGGCATCGTCATCGGCTTTGCGATCGGGCTGTCGAGTCTAGCGCGCGGCGTCGGCATCACCTTCATCTCGGCGCTGTTTCCGATCCCGAAGATCGCACTGCTGCCGCTGCTGATTCTCTGGCTCGGCATCGGCGAGGAGCCGAAGATCGCCACCATTGCATTGGGGGTGTTCTTCTCCACTGCGATCTCGGTCTATAGCGGCGTCGATAACGTGCCGCGCAATCTGATCCGGATGGCCCAGAGTTTCAACGTGCCGTTCCACGCCATCGTGATCAGGGTGATCTGGCCGGGCGCGCTGCCGTCGATCCTCGCGGGCTTCCGCATCACCGCCTCGGTCGCGCTATTGCTGGTGGTGAGCGCCGAGATGATCGGCGCCGAGTACGGCATCGGCGCCTTTGTCCTGCAGGCCGGCAATCTCATGCAGACCGATCAGCTCTTGGCGGGCGTGGTTATTCTTTCGCTGTTCGGGCTCGCGGTAGGCAAGCTGATCAACTGGCTGGAAGCGCGGCTGTTGCACTGGCGGTGA